Proteins from one Bactrocera neohumeralis isolate Rockhampton chromosome 3, APGP_CSIRO_Bneo_wtdbg2-racon-allhic-juicebox.fasta_v2, whole genome shotgun sequence genomic window:
- the LOC126753974 gene encoding LOW QUALITY PROTEIN: uncharacterized protein LOC126753974 (The sequence of the model RefSeq protein was modified relative to this genomic sequence to represent the inferred CDS: inserted 1 base in 1 codon) produces the protein MSDKFYGIFQADEATYSNYNTVLQQQQQQQLNQLNQSLLQPGLNTKVAELSXYYGTTAPNTNSITAGSAVAVSNAFDTVSAQSRLIGPNLQYFGGPNNQNNQNQQQQQLLYNSSLMPQPNALTESGAYNIPTNALTLNGSMGVGPNYSCAAAGMSYSYNRNRYMPYSRSTNTTGTTPYPSNSALTLPPPMPRPLSTLPLTTAINTVTQQMYASYQQLSNIYRSYSNFLGAPQLASTAVTSALSVGATTNGPKESVTDKNNNIITDNNRRAAVTLANGGPNVTCNPVRRCVNAAVGATTDGMAVASNEGSANVTAASRSFDVCYGSTSQSITLQITNLDYTMEEASLRNFLMGQLKPITPVLSLVFEGNSYAKVTVPDMFFAKQVVSNLHRKKIGHKRMLVSYTRDSSQTEINTLRCQVAGLLKDVPYYTLPMYKFRELFQARFKTSISVLDLYKMPDICTISVDNSEEKFISLQTSVINSLENSPLMEGLQHSVPYCTVHFKREQHKGWAEQDIEPLPNVWMTISEIQRIIYPLLKNHPGDIPVASLVHCITGQMNTDITPNDNGVNLEHLVCCVQGIQIQVNNFGIKILGWLEVDKESYASYAAPLNASIGATSATSSMERSLYAKSACSASDPLYQISREVIELVKMSPKSTMKFNRFIPAYHNHFGKQCRVADYGYTKLIELFEALATVVQIIGDGENRQITLTHRTQLRRFTSDLLRILRAHGNKSVLLSQLPTIFAQTQNRSFDVTDYGVCDIRDILDGLANSNVVVMSRVQNCDDMLISMPKRKQTNAELEKTILFAGEMVELFRNAPQYTILFQKFVRSYHYHFAYQCRLSDYGFLKLADLMEAIQGVVEMEQTNDEDKKIYLTPKVARRVFAEQCEELVHNVTGNAQTCMKLEEMLQLHKKKYGYQIQPQTLGVSSISEGVELMPYIELIEKEKVLWIICHREDTAFRSQCYRACKLILVHESNLHASLNESSSSDTKENQCKNMALSTLIEEFNKKYEDKLNESTVRAMKHLIEIFKDESVDYVHSTSFLKFLLSIIRVVEKRTTVLLIEIKNSLHCNITTTFEFGFPNLFSIISAFNDIFVINVGLTQERSEISLQPNCELTLSSSLNRSGLFGSVKSQASKQKAPRSSRLPLSENNNSRSYSLQGPPTKTRALSNANENNNYQTAPNYKGKVSSSAIFQPAAKTQRSTASKPKPPQQQTQSQQQQQQQQLQQVLQAQQQMQNIGYESKNLSAVGTHMSYNGNASIYSVASHNSSLNTSGSISAHSNDLSFGALNSALNSSNLSLSDLNVSQTQLPLQAPTTTASQVQMSGTTKLWDRRHAAAIASAAAASYQQQAMMSENVSGLPSLIMSTAESGVMNGNRQHQQQNFQTAMEQSMAAVQSKIKQDPVSYVDQTNLHVYPMFEPPKPDTPPSNNMPFWIDPIWSHNTADSEAGQTALLNIRLPELKSFNVLPMVLSPYTLSKAENMKQKVFNFENHDRKIA, from the exons ATGAGTGACAAATTTTATGG TATCTTTCAAGCCGACGAAGCGACCTACTCCAACTACAACACCGTgctacaacagcagcaacaacaacaactaaatcaACTCAATCAATCATTACTGCAACCCGGTCTAAATACAAAGGTTGCCGAGTTAT ACTACTATGGCACCACAGCGCCCAACACAAATAGCATAACTGCCGGCTCAGCTGTTGCTGTGTCGAACGCTTTCGACACCGTCAGCGCACAAAGCCGACTCATTGGACCAAACTTGCAATACTTCGGCGGACCGAATAAccaaaacaatcaaaatcaacaacaacagcaattactCTACAATAGCAGTCTGATGCCACAGCCGAATGCGTTAACGGAAAGTGGTGCTTACAACATACCGACCAACGCCTTAACGCTGAACGGTTCGATGGGTGTTGGACCCAACTATAGCTGTGCAGCCGCCGGTATGTCGTACAGTTATAATCGTAACCGTTATATGCCCTACAGTCGTAGTACAAATACCACCGGCACAACGCCATATCCATCGAATAGTGCACTGACGCTGCCACCGCCTATGCCAAGACCTTTAAGTACGCTACCGCTCACCACAGCCATAAATACGGTCACACAGCAAATGTATGCCTCGTACCAgcaattatcaaatatttatcgGAGCTACTCTAATTTCCTTGGCGCACCCCAACTTGCAAGTACAGCGGTGACATCAGCGCTGAGTGTAGGCGCCACAACAAATGGACCAAAAGAGAGCGTCACGGATAAGAACAATAACATTATAACCGATAATAATAGACGTGCCGCTGTCACGTTAGCAAATGGTGGTCCAAATGTGACTTGTAATCCAGTGCGACGTTGTGTCAATGCTGCTGTTGGTGCCACGACGGATGGAATGGCCGTTGCGTCCAACGAGGGCAGTGCTAATGTAACGGCAGCAAGTAGAAGTTTTGATGTATGCTATGGCAGCACCAGTCAATCTATAACACTGCAAATCACCAATCTGGATTATACAATGGAGGAAGCGAGTTTACGCAATTTCCTAATGGGACAATTGAAACCGATAACACCCGTTTTGTCGTTGGTCTTCGAAGGCAATTCCTATGCCAAAGTCACTGTACCCGATATGTTT TTTGCTAAGCAAGTCGTCTCGAATTTACATCGCAAGAAAATTGGTCATAAACGCATGCTAGTCTCGTATACACGTGACTCGTCACAGACGGAGATCAACACACTGCGTTGTCAAGTAGCTGGACTGCTTAAG GACGTGCCCTATTACACGCTACCGATGTACAAGTTCCGTGAACTTTTTCAAGCGCGTTTCAAGACATCAATCAGCGTATTGGATCTCTACAAAATGCCCGACATCTGTACGATCAGTGTCGATAATAGTGAAGAGAAATTTATAAGTCTACAAACAAGTGTCATAAATTCGCTGGAGAACTCACCACTAATGGAAGGTCTACAACATAGTGTACCCTATTGTACAGTGCACTTCAAACGCGAACAGCATAAAGGCTGGGCTGAGCAAGATATCGAACCATTACCGAATGTCTGGATGACAATATCGGAAATACAAAGGATTATCTATCCACTACTGAAAAATCATCCTGGTGACATACCGGTTGCATCTTTGGTACATTGCATTACCGGACAGATGAATACCGATATAACACCCAACGACAACGGTGTCAATTTGGAACACTTAGTATGTTGTGTGCAGGGCATACAGATACAGGTCAATAATTTTGGCATCAAAATACTCGGCTGGCTAGAGGTGGACAAGGAGAGTTACGCCAGTTACGCGGCACCACTCAATGCGAGCATTGGCGCCACCAGCGCCACGTCATCAATGGAACGCAGTTTGTATGCCAAGTCTGCGTGTAGCGCCAGCGATCCCTTATATCAAATTTCGCGTGAGGTTATCGAGTTGGTGAAGATGTCACCAAAGTCTACAATGAAATTCAATCGTTTTATACCAGCCTATCATAATCACTTCGGCAAACAGTGTCGCGTCGCTGACTATGGTTACACCAAGCTGATTGAACTGTTCGAAGCGCTGGCCACTGTCGTACAGATCATCGGCGATGGCGAGAACCGACAGATCACCTTAACGCATCGCACACAATTACGACGCTTCACCTCCGATCTACTTCGCATACTGCGCGCACATGGCAACAAATCCGTGCTGCTCTCACAGCTACCGACGATCTTCGCACAGACACAAAATCGCAGTTTTGATGTGACCGATTATGGTGTATGCGATATACGCGACATCTTAGATGGTCTGGCCAATTCGAATGTTGTCGTGATGTCACGTGTACAAAACTGTGACGATATGCTCATCTCGATGCCGAAACGTAAACAAACCAATGCCGAACTGGAGAAGACCATATTATTTGCTGGCGAAATGGTCGAACTCTTTCGCAATGCACCACAATACACAATACTTTTTCAGAAATTCGTACGCTCCTATCACTATCACTTCGCCTATCAGTGCCGCCTGAGCGACTATGGTTTTCTGAAGTTAGCCGATCTTATGGAGGCCATACAGGGTGTTGTCGAAATGGAGCAGACCAATGATGAGGACAAAAAGATATACTTAACGCCGAAAGTGGCACGTCGCGTCTTCGCCGAACAGTGTGAGGAGCTCGTACACAATGTAACGGGCAATGCACAGACTTGCATGAAGTTGGAAGAGATGTTGCAGTTGCATAAAAAGAAATATGGCTATCAAATTCAACCGCAAACTTTGGGTGTAAGCAGCATCTCCGAAGGTGTCGAATTGATGCCTTACATAGAG TTGATTGAGAAGGAGAAGGTTTTATGGATCATATGTCATCGTGAGGACACTGCATTCCGTAGTCAATGTTACCGCGCTTGTAAGCTGATCTTGGTACACGAGTCGAATTTGCATGCGAGCCTCAATGAATCGAGTTCAAGTGATACAAAAGAAAATCAATGCAAAAATATGGCGCTGAGCACTTTGATAGAGGAGTTCAATAAGAAATATGAAGATAAATTGAATGAGAGTACGGTTAGAGCGATGAAACATCTGATCGAG ATCTTCAAGGATGAGAGCGTAGATTACGTGCACAGCACATCGTTTCTGAAATTCCTACTAAGCATAATACGCGTAGTGGAGAAAAGAACTACTGTTCTGTTAATTGAGATCAAGAACTCCTTGCACTGCAATATTACGACCACCTTCGAGTTCG GCTTTCCAAATCTTTTCTCTATTATATCTGCATTTAACGACATCTTTGTGATCAATGTGGGACTGACACAAGAGCGCAGCGAAATCTCATTGCAACCAAATTGCGAAC TTACCTTAAGCTCATCTCTGAATCGCTCCGGTCTCTTCGGCTCAGTCAAGTCGCAGGCGAGCAAACAAAAAGCACCACGATCCTCACGTCTACCGCTCAGCGAGAATAACAACAGTCGCAGTTATAGTCTACAAGGACCGCCGACAAAAACGCGTGCGCTCTCGAACGCCAACGAGAATAATAATTACCAGACGGCGCCAAATTACAAAGGTAAAGTTTCGAGCAGCGCTATATTTCAGCCAGCGGCGAAAACACAACGTAGCACCGCATCGAAACCGAAACCGCCGCAACAGCAGACAcaatcacaacaacagcaacaacaacaacaattacaacaagtGTTGCAAGctcaacaacaaatgcaaaatattggtTATGAGTCCAAAAATTTATCGGCGGTCGGTACACATATGAGCTACAATGGCAATGCCTCGATCTATTCGGTCGCCTCACACAACTCCAGTCTGAATACATCCGGTTCGATTTCTGCGCACAGTAATGACTTATCTTTCGGCGCTCTAAATAGTGCGTTGAATTCGTCGAATTTGTCTTTGTCCGATTTGAATGTGAGTCAGACGCAATTGCCCTTGCAGGCGCCCACAACAACTGCATCGCAGGTACAAATGAGCGGCACCACAAAACTATGGGATCGACGACATGCCGCTGCTATAGCTTCAGCTGCAGCCGCCTCCTACCAACAGCAGGCAATGATGAGTGAGAATGTGTCGGGTCTGCCGTCGCTTATAATGTCCACAGCGGAAAGCGGCGTTATGAATGGCAATCGGCAGCATCAACAGCAAAATTTCCAAACAGCTATGGAACAATCGATGGCGGCAGTTCAGTCTAAAATTAAGCAGGATCCGGTTTCCTACGTCGATCAGACTAATTTGCATGTGTATCCCATGTTCGAGCCACCAAAGCCAGATACACCGCCGTCCAAT AATATGCCTTTCTGGATCGACCCAATTTGGTCACATAACACTGCCGACAGTGAGGCAGGACAAACAGCTTTG CTCAACATAAGATTACCAGAATTGAAGTCATTTAATGTATTACCCATGGTATTATCACCTTATACGCTTTCAAAAGccgaaaatatgaaacaaaaagtatttaatttcgaaaatcatgATAGAAAAATCGCCTAA
- the LOC126753739 gene encoding uncharacterized protein LOC126753739 encodes MMADNMEIAQVNLHHAAAASAVITSRFTAEKLGTLLIQEPWVYKGEVKGLKTEANKVIWDLSSERPRTCIVVRSNIDFFCISEFLTQDLVAVQARDTDGKDFVLASAYFPGEAATAPPEAVERLVEHCRLHKLPLIIGCDANAHHTEWGSTDCNVRGESLLEYVVGSNLAIENVGCEPTFITISRREVLDITLSNEPATGLVSQWRVSTEPSLSDHRIVRFALRAGVKLFPPRRNPRRTNWSAFRERLDEGLKRVGQTDSSATGPGMESRLTALNGSIINAYNDSCPLGVPTDRRNCSWWTRKLADLRKKVHGLFNKAKRAGVWEEQPDTVQ; translated from the coding sequence ATGATGGCCGACAACATGGAAATTGCCCAAGTGAACCTGCATCATGCGGCGGCAGCCTCAGCTGTCATAACAAGCAGGTTCACTGCGGAGAAACTGGGCACACtgctgatccaagagccttgggtCTATAAAGGAGAGGTAAAGGGCCTCAAGACGGAGGCAAACAAGGTAATCTGGGACCTCTCTAGCGAGAGGCCTAGGACGTGTATAGTTGTCAGAAGCaatattgatttcttttgcatttcagaGTTTCTGACGCAGGATTTGGTGGCGGTGCAGGCTAGGGATACTGACGGCAAAGACTTCGTCCTGGCCTCAGCATACTTTCCGGGAGAGGCGGCAACGGCCCCCCCGGAGGCGGTGGAAAGGCTGGTAGAGCACTGCAGACTGCACAAGCTCCCCCTTATCATCGGTTGCGATGCGAACGCTCACCATACGGAATGGGGCAGCACCGACTGCAACGTGAGAGGTGAGTCCCTGTTAGAATATGTAGTAGGCAGTAATTTAGCGATAGAGAATGTAGGGTGTGAACCCACATTCATAACTATAAGCAGGAGGGAAGTGTTGGACATCACCCTCAGTAATGAACCTGCAACCGGACTGGTCTCGCAGTGGAGAGTCTCAACGGAGCCCTCCCTGTCGGACCATAGAATTGTAAGGTTTGCGCTGAGGGCAGGGGTCAAGCTATTCCCTCCTAGACGCAACCCTCGAAGGACCAATTGGAGTGCCTTCAGGGAGAGGCTAGATGAGGGATTGAAGAGGGTGGGGCAGACTGACAGCAGCGCCACGGGCCCGGGAATGGAGAGCAGATTGACCGCGCTTAACGGGTCCATCATTAACGCGTACAATGACAGCTGCCCCTTAGGAGTACCCACAGACAGGCGCAATTGCTCCTGGTGGACAAGGAAACTCGCAGACCTAAGGAAGAAGGTACACGGCCTATTTAACAAGGCTAAACGTGCAGGCGTCTGGGAAGAGCAACCTGACACTGTACAATAA